One Hypomesus transpacificus isolate Combined female chromosome 21, fHypTra1, whole genome shotgun sequence genomic window, CCTGGTAGTCCACAGGGTCCCCGTTCACCCACAGCCAGCGGTCCCCCAGGAAGCGCAGGCCCGTCCACACCAGCGCCGTCTGGGCCTGCTCCTGGATCTCCCTGTGGGCCAGAAGCATCTCCGTCTCTGACAGCAGGCTGGTCAGGTCAGTGTACTGCTCCCTGCAGTACTCCAGAGCCTCTTCCCACGTCTTGGGCTCTCTCACCACAAACAGACTCAAGCAGTAGAAAGTTGCTGGAACGTCATAATAATCATACCATCCATGCCAACTCGTGCAACCAAAAAATTCCTCCGGTTCATTGGTTGGTTGGCCAGACTTAAAGTTTAGGTATGTTGCATATCCACCACCTGACCACTTCCAGCCTGTTTCATTGTTGGGTTCTCTGTAAAGTCCAATCCAGCTGAACATATTGGTTGCCTGTCTGAGTTTCAAGTCATCCTCTGGTCCACTGACAGAAGCTAGTTCAGTATAATATTGTCTGCAATATTGTTGAGCATCTGTCCAAGTCTTCTCCTCATCTACAAAAGCATATTTACCAAACGCTCTTCCTACAGTCACGACAAGAAGTACCTGGATCATCTTCTCCATGGCGATGCCAAGTGCAGATTTGAATAGTTGGAAGTATTTCTAACCTCTAACCTCGAAGCGGATGGGTTCAGATCAAATAATTGTTGAGATATAAAGTGTTGCTGCTTGTGTTGCTGCTCTGTGTGCCGGTTGGTCTGATGTACCTGACTAGTATAGAGTCCCAGGAACCAATAGCAACGTTTCTTCAGCTCACCTGTTTGCAAATGGAAACTATTTTTGCATGCTGTACAAACATACATCCAAATAATCAAATAAAGAAAACACAACCTTTTCTCCCAAACAAATGTTTAATCTGACCCTCATTTCTTAAGGGAGAGTCCTACAGAGACCAGCATCTCGTTACCATTGGAGCCTGGTTTACATGATCAGCAGGAATGTGGAGACGGGTGACAAATTAAAGGAACAACAACATAAAGTGTCTCAGTGAGAGGGTTAGTGTCACAGTGAGGGTGTGTCACCCCACTCTATGTCCTACATTCTTCACTTCCTGCCCTTTATTTAccactggctgtttatcaatccacgtttttttccgttcttgtgctcttgcgaactcgtttgacgtcatctctcattgcccaagtacggttccaatccaaagaacacaagtcacataT contains:
- the LOC124483529 gene encoding macrophage mannose receptor 1-like, with amino-acid sequence MEKMIQVLLVVTVGRAFGKYAFVDEEKTWTDAQQYCRQYYTELASVSGPEDDLKLRQATNMFSWIGLYREPNNETGWKWSGGGYATYLNFKSGQPTNEPEEFFGCTSWHGWYDYYDVPATFYCLSLFVVREPKTWEEALEYCREQYTDLTSLLSETEMLLAHREIQEQAQTALVWTGLRFLGDRWLWVNGDPVDYQAWPPGGGHQCPARNLRCGAVGKAGPWEAHDCQEKLSFICY